A window of the Megalopta genalis isolate 19385.01 chromosome 2, iyMegGena1_principal, whole genome shotgun sequence genome harbors these coding sequences:
- the Cad87A gene encoding cadherin 87A isoform X3 produces the protein MNRPADRAPLRFPKKLILLLAICLSTAYTDANNVNEPPILEGGGYPAGLALPESTKVGTEVFVLKGHDPEGSPVKYGIQLTDHFVVNPRTGVITLAKPLNREENDTIRFRVTLEDEVPAGQQPNIVGVDAFVIVLDENDNPPRFLGIPYEAVAEEDLPVGTTVLAGIRVMDPDMLGDNIDLTCVPQPQFLDACDKFGIVKVEKSQNSYVGALVLRQPLDYRERPFYQLLLRASDGLNNETTGVEIKVADIQNSPPEFLDSLTGVVREDDPIGTLVMTIKARDGDRGMPRKMIYELVTNPFDYFLLDDETGELRTAKPLNREALKDSTGVLTLKVKARELIDGMPGSDNLTVSTAEATVTIKDVNDEPPTFNRREYNIEIPENVPNGTPLPHLDMTVEDPDVGLNSVFSLRLEDITDGAFTIEPTMATGSTSVNIRVANGSLDYENPNQRKFIILVVAEEVHTNPKLTSTATVTVAITDANDNLPSFARPTYTATVSETAAQGTPVITITAQDRDSGRFGTAGIVYQLLGQGAQHFSVDKKTGTISIAPCPTPGTSPCLDYEEQTEYFLTYKATDNDGQGQTTSVSLRISLSDANDNPPRFLQDKYRVVIDEGAEKFEPELKVQARDKDKTSKITYTIVDGSDHGLFAIDQDSGEITIKNKGPTDLKNSSRDWIALEIQANDGIFVGFTTVNITIRDVNNNEPVFLHEFYTANIPEIAPIGTFVEEVTATDADTGINAELIYRIQKGALDDFAINETTGIVTVFRKLDYDNKNEYHVEIIALDKGTPSLTATTTLLIDVVNNNDKPPYFTPETQRAEVTEDTLIGTVFTSLKATDPDSDNSEALNFAISEPITAIDRNGQKVNDSKSFKDFFAVDRATGQVSVVRPLDRDVAATVSITIVVSDTTAPTLQQGRGTLVVTIIDVNHMAPEFLKPWTRENPRYLIEMQEEQPTGAIVGAFTAVDADSNIAGYAIDPPSPYFNIDNVTGIVRTSQVIDYEETKQLEFQVIAYDSGVPQLSTTAKVTVTIINVNDQDPKFEKEFYNASVKENSPAGTHVTVVKATDGDEGLFGEVSYSLIGEHAADFNIGHETGEITVGGATVLDREMTPEVTITVMASDGAHLNSRRSTTVPVLVKLVDVNDNRPIFSQHSYRASVAENLPVNPPAPILQVRAVDHDEGVNGEVWYTIISGNENESFSLNRETGILYPGAALLGRAGTYRIKVEARDGAGSGPHSDECNVDIRVTPVNQHKPRFVLPELANATVEVPENAGIPNYLILTVKAIDRDPGENGHVSYHLKVGNHNTQETEEFSIDEDTGELRSKILLDREAKSKFELVLVATDHGTPTAYETLRLLTVQLVDTNDNAPQFYDEYHFHLSENRPKEYFVGKVVAKDRDEGTHAKVYYYIEAGNEDYAFYIDKTDGSIYANKSFDRETRDKYVLSVLASNDPDIYINPIDAGRPVSQTTDHGHVNVTITILDENDNPPIFERNDYYAGVNSMANVNDFVTKVTASDLDVGDNGTLHYYVTSANLYKFESVKPSGSIVPSPFNVTQDGKLVTSGYMAEYNQDRFIVEVIAKETAIPERYAMTRVHVWVFEPSQLIKVIASRPPGEVNRERDEIVSALSNATQSRVVVDEIRYHVDASGHIRREWCDMYLHVVEPKSQTIAPVPQVLKVIDAKYDFLKDYYAGFTIVNVVPAYAGVQEEPFDPALAALIALLVVLLVGAVTVTVVCCCLRHWVITVPSDIRKKDGLIKKQIIDELNTTENPLWIEQKLKPYEEQELTMQVFSEPEGGLVTERRGSGVSIGMGDTSQDNTYATIQRPLPTSRHCPTTPDYTTLPGNHNLYESAMGFQGSTFQPSSNAIPQLTLDRDGQPQFVSGLV, from the exons GAGAACGACACGATACGCTTCCGGGTCACGTTGGAAGACGAAGTACCCGCGGGTCAGCAACCGAACATCGTCGGTGTCGATGCATTCGTGATCGTGCTCGACGAAAACGACAATCCGCCGCGTTTTCTGGGCATACCGTACGAGGCCGTGGCCGAGGAGGACCTTCCGGTTGGTACGACGGTTCTGGCGGGTATTAGAGTAATGGATCCTGACATGCTGGGCGACAACATAGATCTGACCTGTGTTCCTCAGCCACAG TTTCTCGATGCCTGCGACAAATTCGGCATCGTCAAGGTGGAGAAAAGCCAAAACTCGTACGTTGGTGCACTGGTCCTGCGACAGCCACTCGACTACAGGGAGAGACCCTTTTACCAATTGCTGCTCAGAGCGAGT GATGGCTTGAACAATGAAACCACGGGAGTCGAAATCAAGGTGGCCGACATTCAGAACAGCCCGCCGGAATTTCTGGACTCCCTGACCGGCGTGGTGCGCGAAGACGATCCCATTGGAACACTGGTTATGACCATCAAAGCCCGGGACGGCGACAGGGGAATGCCGAGAAAAATGATCTACGAATTGGTCACCA ACCCGTTCGATTATTTCCTGTTGGATGACGAAACGGGCGAACTGAGGACAGCGAAACCATTGAATAGGGAAGCATTGAAGGACTCGACTGGAGTGCTCACATTGAAGGTAAAAGCACGAGAATTGATCGATGGAATGCCAGGCAGCGACAATTTGACGGTTTCAACGGCAGAAGCCACGGTGACGATAAAGGATGTCAACGACGAGCCTCCAACATTTAATCGCCGCGAGTACAACATCGAAATTCCAGAGAACGTACCGAATGGGACGCCTTTGCCGCATTTGGATATGACTGTTGAAGACCCTGATGTC GGCCTGAATTCCGTATTCTCTTTGCGACTGGAAGACATTACGGATGGAGCATTTACCATCGAACCGACCATGGCGACCGGCAGCACGTCCGTGAACATTCGTGTTGCAAATGGCTCGCTCGATTATGAGAATCCAAACCAACGGAAATTTATTATCCTG GTCGTTGCAGAAGAGGTCCATACGAATCCCAAGCTTACATCCACTGCAACCGTGACCGTTGCAATTACTGACGCAAATGATAACTTGCCATCCTTCGCCAGACCTACTTACACGGCTACGGTATCGGAGACTGCAGCACAAGGCACACCTGTCATAACCATCACTGCTCAAGATCGTGACAGTGGACG ATTTGGTACAGCTGGAATAGTTTATCAATTACTTGGACAAGGTGCGCAGCATTTTTCTGTGGACAAGAAGACTGGGACCATTTCAATAGCTCCTTGTCCGACACCTGGAACTTCACCTTGTTTGGATTACGAAGAACAGACCGAATACTTCCTCACGTACAAG GCGACTGACAATGACGGACAAGGTCAAACAACCAGCGTCTCCCTGCGCATTAGTTTATCCGATGCCAACGACAATCCCCCGCGGTTCCTCCAAGATAAATATCGCGTGGTAATAGACGAGGGTGCTGAGAAATTTGAGCCGGAGCTAAAAGTTCAAGCCAGAGATAAAGACAAAACGTCGAAAATTACGTACACTATAGTCGACGGCAGCGATCATGGTCTGTTCGCTATAGATCAAGACTCCGGCGAGATTACGATCAAAAATAAAGGTCCAACAGATCTGAAGAATTCGAGCCGTGATTGGATCGCTCTTGAGATTCAAGCGAACGACGGGATATTCGTTGGCTTCACCACAGTTAATATTACAATTCGAGATGTAAATAACAACGAGCCTGTCTTTCTGCACGAGTTCTACACGGCCAACATTCCAGAAATAGCGCCAATCG GGACGTTCGTGGAGGAAGTCACGGCAACTGATGCAGACACAGGAATCAATGCGGAACTAATTTACAGAATACAGAAAGGAGCTTTAGACGACTTCGCTATTAACGAGACGACAGGAATAGTGACTGTGTTCAGAAAATTGGATTACGATAATAAGAACGAATACCACGTGGAAATAATAGCACTTGATAAAG GAACGCCCAGCTTAACTGCGACCACTACGTTATTAATTGACGTTGTGAATAACAACGACAAGCCTCCGTACTTCACACCGGAGACACAGCGAGCCGAAGTCACAGAAGACACGCTAATTGGCACTGTTTTTACGTCGCTGAAAGCTACGGACCCTGACAGCGATAATTCGGAAGCATTAAACTTTGCCATTTCGGAACCGATCACGGCTATCGACAGAAACGGGCAAAAGGTCAACGACAGTAAATCTTTCAAG GACTTCTTCGCAGTCGATCGTGCAACCGGTCAAGTCTCGGTTGTCAGACCTCTGGACCGTGATGTTGCGGCAACAGTAAGCATCACTATAGTTGTCAGCGATACAACGGCACCCACATTACAACAAGGAAGAG GTACATTAGTGGTTACGATTATTGATGTGAATCACATGGCGCCAGAATTTTTGAAACCATGGACAAGAGAAAATCCACGTTATTTAATCGAAATGCAAGAGGAACAGCCAACAGGAGCAATTGTAGGAGCATTCACGGCTGTGGATGCAGATAGCAACATAGCAGGATACGCGATTGATCCTCCAAGTCCTTATTTCAACATAGATAATGTCACAG GGATTGTTCGGACCAGCCAAGTAATAGATTACGAAGAGACAAAGCAGTTGGAATTTCAAGTAATTGCTTACGACTCTGGTGTACCTCAACTATCAACAACGGCAAAAGTTACAGTGACCATAATTAATGTCAACGACCAAGATCctaaattcgaaaaagaattttaCAATGCCTCCGTAAAAGAGAATTCGCCAGCCGGGACACATGTTACTGTAGTGAAAGCCACGGATGGAGACGAGGGACTATTCGGAGAAGTTAGTTACAGCCTCATTGGTGAACATGCCGCAGACTTTAACATAG GCCATGAAACTGGAGAAATTACCGTCGGTGGTGCAACTGTTCTCGATAGAGAAATGACACCCGAAGTCACGATAACTGTAATGGCTAGCGATGGAGCTCATCTAAACTCTCGTCGAAGTACGACTGTTCCAGTGCTCGTGAAGCTTGTCGACGTCAACGATAATCGACCGATATTTTCACAGCACAGTTACAGAGCTTCCGTGGCCGAAAATTTACCTGTCAATCCACCTGCGCCGATCTTACAA GTGAGAGCAGTAGATCACGATGAAGGAGTTAATGGAGAAGTTTGGTACACTATAATCAGTGGTAACGAGAACGAATCATTTTCATTAAATCGTGAAACTGGTATTTTGTATCCTGGAGCAGCCCTTCTCGGTAGAGCTGGCACTTATAGGATCAAGGTAGAAGCCAGAGACGGTGCTGGTAGTGGTCCTCATTCCGACGAATGTAACGTCGATATACGAGTAACTCCAGTAAATCAACACAAACCTCGATTTGTTCTGCCGGAATTAGCAAACGCTACTGTAGAAGTTCCTGAA AATGCTGGCATACCAAATTACTTGATATTAACGGTAAAAGCGATTGATCGAGATCCTGGTGAAAATGGACACGTGAGCTATCATCTGAAAGTTGGAAATCACAATACTCAAGAGACAGAAGAGTTTTCGATAGACGAAGACACCGGTGAACTGCGATCGAAGATTCTTTTGGATCGTGAGGCGAAGAGCAAATTCGAG CTCGTTCTGGTAGCTACCGACCATGGTACACCCACAGCATACGAAACTCTGCGACTTCTTACTGTGCAGTTGGTCGACACGAACGATAATGCTCCCCAATTTTACGACGAGTATCATTTtcatttatctgaaaatcgTCCGAAAGAGTACTTCGTAGGAAAGGTGGTGGCAAAAGACAGAGACGAAGGCACGCACGCGAAAGTTTACTATTACATAGAGGCTG GGAACGAGGACTATGCTTTTTACATAGACAAAACCGACGGTAGCATCTACGCGAACAAATCGTTCGATCGTGAGACACGAGACAAATATGTTTTGTCGGTTCTGGCATCCAATGATCCTGACATTTACATAAACCCAATAGATGCTGGACGTCCAGTGTCCCAAACCACGGATCATGGCCACGTTAATGTAACTATAACGATCCTGGATGAAAACGATAATCCACCGATCTTCGAGCGTAACGATTACTACGCTGGTGTTAATTCGATGGCAAATGTGAACGATTTCGTGACAAAAGTAACCGCATCCGATTTAGACGTTGGTGACAATGGAACGCTCCATTATTACGTTACCAGCGCTAATCTGTATAAGTTTGAATCGGTGAAGCCTAGTGGTTCCATAGTACCAAGTCCGTTTAATGTGACTCAGGACGGTAAACTTGTAACAAGCGGATACATGGCTGAATATAATCAGGACAGATTTATTGTCGAGGTGATAGCGAAAGAGACCGCTATTCCAGAAAGATACGCGATGACTAGAGTCCAC GTTTGGGTATTCGAGCCTTCTCAATTGATAAAAGTTATCGCGTCGCGACCACCGGGCGAAGTAAATCGCGAACGTGACGAAATTGTATCGGCATTATCAAACGCAACACAAAGCAGAGTTGTTGTTGACGAAATTCGATACCACGTGGATGCATCCGGACACATTCGTCGAGAATG GTGTGACATGTATTTGCACGTTGTGGAACCGAAATCCCAAACCATTGCACCAGTTCCACAAGTGCTTAAAGTCATTGATGCAAAATATGACTTCTTAAAAGACTATTATGCAGGCTTTACCATTGTAAATGTCGTT CCTGCTTATGCTGGAGTACAGGAAGAACCTTTTGATCCTGCATTAGCAGCCTTAATAGCCCTATTAGTAGTACTACTAGTTGGTGCTGTTACGGTGACAGTAGTTTGTTGCTGTCTACGTCATTG GGTAATTACTGTGCCAAGCGATATAAGAAAAAAAGATGGCTtaataaagaaacaaattattgacgAGTTAAATACCACAGAGAATCCTTTATGGATTGAACA GAAACTTAAACCATACGAGGAACAGGAGTTAACGATGCAGGTGTTCAGTGAACCTGAAGGTGGTCTAGTTACAGAGAGACGCGGAAGTGGTGTCAGCATTGGTATGGGTGATACATCTCAGGATAATACTTATGCTACTATACAACGTCCATTGCCTACCAGTAGGCACTGTCCAACAACACCTGATTATACAACATTGCCAGGAAATCACAAT CTTTATGAATCTGCAATGGGTTTCCAAGGATCAACATTCCAGCCATCTTCGAATGCAATACCACAACTTACGCTCGATCGCGATGGCCAACCCCAGTTCGTTTCAGGATTagtataa
- the Cad87A gene encoding cadherin 87A isoform X2: protein MNRPADRAPLRRKLGENTLRNMRFPKKLILLLAICLSTAYTDANNVNEPPILEGGGYPAGLALPESTKVGTEVFVLKGHDPEGSPVKYGIQLTDHFVVNPRTGVITLAKPLNREENDTIRFRVTLEDEVPAGQQPNIVGVDAFVIVLDENDNPPRFLGIPYEAVAEEDLPVGTTVLAGIRVMDPDMLGDNIDLTCVPQPQFLDACDKFGIVKVEKSQNSYVGALVLRQPLDYRERPFYQLLLRASDGLNNETTGVEIKVADIQNSPPEFLDSLTGVVREDDPIGTLVMTIKARDGDRGMPRKMIYELVTNPFDYFLLDDETGELRTAKPLNREALKDSTGVLTLKVKARELIDGMPGSDNLTVSTAEATVTIKDVNDEPPTFNRREYNIEIPENVPNGTPLPHLDMTVEDPDVGLNSVFSLRLEDITDGAFTIEPTMATGSTSVNIRVANGSLDYENPNQRKFIILVVAEEVHTNPKLTSTATVTVAITDANDNLPSFARPTYTATVSETAAQGTPVITITAQDRDSGRFGTAGIVYQLLGQGAQHFSVDKKTGTISIAPCPTPGTSPCLDYEEQTEYFLTYKATDNDGQGQTTSVSLRISLSDANDNPPRFLQDKYRVVIDEGAEKFEPELKVQARDKDKTSKITYTIVDGSDHGLFAIDQDSGEITIKNKGPTDLKNSSRDWIALEIQANDGIFVGFTTVNITIRDVNNNEPVFLHEFYTANIPEIAPIGTFVEEVTATDADTGINAELIYRIQKGALDDFAINETTGIVTVFRKLDYDNKNEYHVEIIALDKGTPSLTATTTLLIDVVNNNDKPPYFTPETQRAEVTEDTLIGTVFTSLKATDPDSDNSEALNFAISEPITAIDRNGQKVNDSKSFKDFFAVDRATGQVSVVRPLDRDVAATVSITIVVSDTTAPTLQQGRGTLVVTIIDVNHMAPEFLKPWTRENPRYLIEMQEEQPTGAIVGAFTAVDADSNIAGYAIDPPSPYFNIDNVTGIVRTSQVIDYEETKQLEFQVIAYDSGVPQLSTTAKVTVTIINVNDQDPKFEKEFYNASVKENSPAGTHVTVVKATDGDEGLFGEVSYSLIGEHAADFNIGHETGEITVGGATVLDREMTPEVTITVMASDGAHLNSRRSTTVPVLVKLVDVNDNRPIFSQHSYRASVAENLPVNPPAPILQVRAVDHDEGVNGEVWYTIISGNENESFSLNRETGILYPGAALLGRAGTYRIKVEARDGAGSGPHSDECNVDIRVTPVNQHKPRFVLPELANATVEVPENAGIPNYLILTVKAIDRDPGENGHVSYHLKVGNHNTQETEEFSIDEDTGELRSKILLDREAKSKFELVLVATDHGTPTAYETLRLLTVQLVDTNDNAPQFYDEYHFHLSENRPKEYFVGKVVAKDRDEGTHAKVYYYIEAGNEDYAFYIDKTDGSIYANKSFDRETRDKYVLSVLASNDPDIYINPIDAGRPVSQTTDHGHVNVTITILDENDNPPIFERNDYYAGVNSMANVNDFVTKVTASDLDVGDNGTLHYYVTSANLYKFESVKPSGSIVPSPFNVTQDGKLVTSGYMAEYNQDRFIVEVIAKETAIPERYAMTRVHVWVFEPSQLIKVIASRPPGEVNRERDEIVSALSNATQSRVVVDEIRYHVDASGHIRREWCDMYLHVVEPKSQTIAPVPQVLKVIDAKYDFLKDYYAGFTIVNVVPAYAGVQEEPFDPALAALIALLVVLLVGAVTVTVVCCCLRHWVITVPSDIRKKDGLIKKQIIDELNTTENPLWIEQKLKPYEEQELTMQVFSEPEGGLVTERRGSGVSIGMGDTSQDNTYATIQRPLPTSRHCPTTPDYTTLPGNHNLYESAMGFQGSTFQPSSNAIPQLTLDRDGQPQFVSGLV from the exons GAGAACGACACGATACGCTTCCGGGTCACGTTGGAAGACGAAGTACCCGCGGGTCAGCAACCGAACATCGTCGGTGTCGATGCATTCGTGATCGTGCTCGACGAAAACGACAATCCGCCGCGTTTTCTGGGCATACCGTACGAGGCCGTGGCCGAGGAGGACCTTCCGGTTGGTACGACGGTTCTGGCGGGTATTAGAGTAATGGATCCTGACATGCTGGGCGACAACATAGATCTGACCTGTGTTCCTCAGCCACAG TTTCTCGATGCCTGCGACAAATTCGGCATCGTCAAGGTGGAGAAAAGCCAAAACTCGTACGTTGGTGCACTGGTCCTGCGACAGCCACTCGACTACAGGGAGAGACCCTTTTACCAATTGCTGCTCAGAGCGAGT GATGGCTTGAACAATGAAACCACGGGAGTCGAAATCAAGGTGGCCGACATTCAGAACAGCCCGCCGGAATTTCTGGACTCCCTGACCGGCGTGGTGCGCGAAGACGATCCCATTGGAACACTGGTTATGACCATCAAAGCCCGGGACGGCGACAGGGGAATGCCGAGAAAAATGATCTACGAATTGGTCACCA ACCCGTTCGATTATTTCCTGTTGGATGACGAAACGGGCGAACTGAGGACAGCGAAACCATTGAATAGGGAAGCATTGAAGGACTCGACTGGAGTGCTCACATTGAAGGTAAAAGCACGAGAATTGATCGATGGAATGCCAGGCAGCGACAATTTGACGGTTTCAACGGCAGAAGCCACGGTGACGATAAAGGATGTCAACGACGAGCCTCCAACATTTAATCGCCGCGAGTACAACATCGAAATTCCAGAGAACGTACCGAATGGGACGCCTTTGCCGCATTTGGATATGACTGTTGAAGACCCTGATGTC GGCCTGAATTCCGTATTCTCTTTGCGACTGGAAGACATTACGGATGGAGCATTTACCATCGAACCGACCATGGCGACCGGCAGCACGTCCGTGAACATTCGTGTTGCAAATGGCTCGCTCGATTATGAGAATCCAAACCAACGGAAATTTATTATCCTG GTCGTTGCAGAAGAGGTCCATACGAATCCCAAGCTTACATCCACTGCAACCGTGACCGTTGCAATTACTGACGCAAATGATAACTTGCCATCCTTCGCCAGACCTACTTACACGGCTACGGTATCGGAGACTGCAGCACAAGGCACACCTGTCATAACCATCACTGCTCAAGATCGTGACAGTGGACG ATTTGGTACAGCTGGAATAGTTTATCAATTACTTGGACAAGGTGCGCAGCATTTTTCTGTGGACAAGAAGACTGGGACCATTTCAATAGCTCCTTGTCCGACACCTGGAACTTCACCTTGTTTGGATTACGAAGAACAGACCGAATACTTCCTCACGTACAAG GCGACTGACAATGACGGACAAGGTCAAACAACCAGCGTCTCCCTGCGCATTAGTTTATCCGATGCCAACGACAATCCCCCGCGGTTCCTCCAAGATAAATATCGCGTGGTAATAGACGAGGGTGCTGAGAAATTTGAGCCGGAGCTAAAAGTTCAAGCCAGAGATAAAGACAAAACGTCGAAAATTACGTACACTATAGTCGACGGCAGCGATCATGGTCTGTTCGCTATAGATCAAGACTCCGGCGAGATTACGATCAAAAATAAAGGTCCAACAGATCTGAAGAATTCGAGCCGTGATTGGATCGCTCTTGAGATTCAAGCGAACGACGGGATATTCGTTGGCTTCACCACAGTTAATATTACAATTCGAGATGTAAATAACAACGAGCCTGTCTTTCTGCACGAGTTCTACACGGCCAACATTCCAGAAATAGCGCCAATCG GGACGTTCGTGGAGGAAGTCACGGCAACTGATGCAGACACAGGAATCAATGCGGAACTAATTTACAGAATACAGAAAGGAGCTTTAGACGACTTCGCTATTAACGAGACGACAGGAATAGTGACTGTGTTCAGAAAATTGGATTACGATAATAAGAACGAATACCACGTGGAAATAATAGCACTTGATAAAG GAACGCCCAGCTTAACTGCGACCACTACGTTATTAATTGACGTTGTGAATAACAACGACAAGCCTCCGTACTTCACACCGGAGACACAGCGAGCCGAAGTCACAGAAGACACGCTAATTGGCACTGTTTTTACGTCGCTGAAAGCTACGGACCCTGACAGCGATAATTCGGAAGCATTAAACTTTGCCATTTCGGAACCGATCACGGCTATCGACAGAAACGGGCAAAAGGTCAACGACAGTAAATCTTTCAAG GACTTCTTCGCAGTCGATCGTGCAACCGGTCAAGTCTCGGTTGTCAGACCTCTGGACCGTGATGTTGCGGCAACAGTAAGCATCACTATAGTTGTCAGCGATACAACGGCACCCACATTACAACAAGGAAGAG GTACATTAGTGGTTACGATTATTGATGTGAATCACATGGCGCCAGAATTTTTGAAACCATGGACAAGAGAAAATCCACGTTATTTAATCGAAATGCAAGAGGAACAGCCAACAGGAGCAATTGTAGGAGCATTCACGGCTGTGGATGCAGATAGCAACATAGCAGGATACGCGATTGATCCTCCAAGTCCTTATTTCAACATAGATAATGTCACAG GGATTGTTCGGACCAGCCAAGTAATAGATTACGAAGAGACAAAGCAGTTGGAATTTCAAGTAATTGCTTACGACTCTGGTGTACCTCAACTATCAACAACGGCAAAAGTTACAGTGACCATAATTAATGTCAACGACCAAGATCctaaattcgaaaaagaattttaCAATGCCTCCGTAAAAGAGAATTCGCCAGCCGGGACACATGTTACTGTAGTGAAAGCCACGGATGGAGACGAGGGACTATTCGGAGAAGTTAGTTACAGCCTCATTGGTGAACATGCCGCAGACTTTAACATAG GCCATGAAACTGGAGAAATTACCGTCGGTGGTGCAACTGTTCTCGATAGAGAAATGACACCCGAAGTCACGATAACTGTAATGGCTAGCGATGGAGCTCATCTAAACTCTCGTCGAAGTACGACTGTTCCAGTGCTCGTGAAGCTTGTCGACGTCAACGATAATCGACCGATATTTTCACAGCACAGTTACAGAGCTTCCGTGGCCGAAAATTTACCTGTCAATCCACCTGCGCCGATCTTACAA GTGAGAGCAGTAGATCACGATGAAGGAGTTAATGGAGAAGTTTGGTACACTATAATCAGTGGTAACGAGAACGAATCATTTTCATTAAATCGTGAAACTGGTATTTTGTATCCTGGAGCAGCCCTTCTCGGTAGAGCTGGCACTTATAGGATCAAGGTAGAAGCCAGAGACGGTGCTGGTAGTGGTCCTCATTCCGACGAATGTAACGTCGATATACGAGTAACTCCAGTAAATCAACACAAACCTCGATTTGTTCTGCCGGAATTAGCAAACGCTACTGTAGAAGTTCCTGAA AATGCTGGCATACCAAATTACTTGATATTAACGGTAAAAGCGATTGATCGAGATCCTGGTGAAAATGGACACGTGAGCTATCATCTGAAAGTTGGAAATCACAATACTCAAGAGACAGAAGAGTTTTCGATAGACGAAGACACCGGTGAACTGCGATCGAAGATTCTTTTGGATCGTGAGGCGAAGAGCAAATTCGAG CTCGTTCTGGTAGCTACCGACCATGGTACACCCACAGCATACGAAACTCTGCGACTTCTTACTGTGCAGTTGGTCGACACGAACGATAATGCTCCCCAATTTTACGACGAGTATCATTTtcatttatctgaaaatcgTCCGAAAGAGTACTTCGTAGGAAAGGTGGTGGCAAAAGACAGAGACGAAGGCACGCACGCGAAAGTTTACTATTACATAGAGGCTG GGAACGAGGACTATGCTTTTTACATAGACAAAACCGACGGTAGCATCTACGCGAACAAATCGTTCGATCGTGAGACACGAGACAAATATGTTTTGTCGGTTCTGGCATCCAATGATCCTGACATTTACATAAACCCAATAGATGCTGGACGTCCAGTGTCCCAAACCACGGATCATGGCCACGTTAATGTAACTATAACGATCCTGGATGAAAACGATAATCCACCGATCTTCGAGCGTAACGATTACTACGCTGGTGTTAATTCGATGGCAAATGTGAACGATTTCGTGACAAAAGTAACCGCATCCGATTTAGACGTTGGTGACAATGGAACGCTCCATTATTACGTTACCAGCGCTAATCTGTATAAGTTTGAATCGGTGAAGCCTAGTGGTTCCATAGTACCAAGTCCGTTTAATGTGACTCAGGACGGTAAACTTGTAACAAGCGGATACATGGCTGAATATAATCAGGACAGATTTATTGTCGAGGTGATAGCGAAAGAGACCGCTATTCCAGAAAGATACGCGATGACTAGAGTCCAC GTTTGGGTATTCGAGCCTTCTCAATTGATAAAAGTTATCGCGTCGCGACCACCGGGCGAAGTAAATCGCGAACGTGACGAAATTGTATCGGCATTATCAAACGCAACACAAAGCAGAGTTGTTGTTGACGAAATTCGATACCACGTGGATGCATCCGGACACATTCGTCGAGAATG GTGTGACATGTATTTGCACGTTGTGGAACCGAAATCCCAAACCATTGCACCAGTTCCACAAGTGCTTAAAGTCATTGATGCAAAATATGACTTCTTAAAAGACTATTATGCAGGCTTTACCATTGTAAATGTCGTT CCTGCTTATGCTGGAGTACAGGAAGAACCTTTTGATCCTGCATTAGCAGCCTTAATAGCCCTATTAGTAGTACTACTAGTTGGTGCTGTTACGGTGACAGTAGTTTGTTGCTGTCTACGTCATTG GGTAATTACTGTGCCAAGCGATATAAGAAAAAAAGATGGCTtaataaagaaacaaattattgacgAGTTAAATACCACAGAGAATCCTTTATGGATTGAACA GAAACTTAAACCATACGAGGAACAGGAGTTAACGATGCAGGTGTTCAGTGAACCTGAAGGTGGTCTAGTTACAGAGAGACGCGGAAGTGGTGTCAGCATTGGTATGGGTGATACATCTCAGGATAATACTTATGCTACTATACAACGTCCATTGCCTACCAGTAGGCACTGTCCAACAACACCTGATTATACAACATTGCCAGGAAATCACAAT CTTTATGAATCTGCAATGGGTTTCCAAGGATCAACATTCCAGCCATCTTCGAATGCAATACCACAACTTACGCTCGATCGCGATGGCCAACCCCAGTTCGTTTCAGGATTagtataa